The proteins below come from a single Burkholderia sp. FERM BP-3421 genomic window:
- the sixA gene encoding phosphohistidine phosphatase SixA: MMNLILWRHAEAEDSAPSDLARQLTTRGRKDAQAVAKWLRARMESSAVILASPAARTVQTVEALTDQYRTVRELAPGGSVADVLTVAGWPDGIAPTVLVVGHQPTLGAVAARLLGGVDDSWSLRKGAVLWLASRTRDGGRQAVLRAAISPDLI; this comes from the coding sequence ATGATGAACCTGATCCTCTGGCGCCACGCCGAAGCGGAAGACTCGGCGCCCAGCGATCTCGCGCGGCAGCTGACGACGCGCGGCCGCAAGGACGCGCAAGCGGTCGCCAAGTGGCTGCGCGCGCGCATGGAAAGCAGCGCCGTGATTCTCGCGAGCCCCGCCGCGCGCACCGTGCAGACCGTGGAGGCGCTGACCGACCAGTACCGCACGGTGCGTGAACTGGCGCCGGGCGGCAGCGTTGCCGACGTCCTCACGGTCGCGGGCTGGCCCGACGGCATTGCGCCCACGGTACTCGTGGTCGGCCACCAGCCGACGCTCGGCGCGGTCGCCGCGCGCCTGCTCGGCGGCGTGGACGACAGCTGGTCGTTGCGCAAGGGCGCGGTACTGTGGCTCGCAAGCCGCACGCGCGACGGTGGCCGGCAGGCGGTGCTGCGTGCGGCGATCTCCCCCGATCTGATTTGA
- a CDS encoding GNAT family N-acetyltransferase: MRELPTPTLPFASLPLDLPRRRLPRAAETVTSEYRLRAAWARSEDELREAQRLRHHVFADEMGAQVSGPAGLDVDSFDPYCDHLLVRDLDTLKVVGTYRVLPPHQAARIGRLYAEGEFDLSRLTHLRAKMVEVGRSCVHRDYRSGAVIMSLWGGLGAYMMQNGYETMLGCASVSMADGGHYAANLYQSLGDALTTPEYRAFPHTPLPVDELQTGAKVAPPALIKGYLRLGAKICGAPAWDPDFNCADFLTLFRLSEINARYARHFLGETQ; the protein is encoded by the coding sequence ATGCGAGAACTGCCGACGCCCACGCTCCCCTTTGCCTCGCTGCCTCTCGATCTGCCGCGTCGCCGTTTGCCCCGCGCCGCGGAAACCGTCACCTCCGAATATCGTCTGCGCGCCGCGTGGGCGCGCAGCGAAGACGAGCTGCGCGAAGCGCAGCGGCTGCGCCACCACGTGTTCGCCGACGAGATGGGCGCACAGGTCAGCGGCCCCGCGGGCCTCGATGTCGATTCGTTCGATCCGTATTGCGATCACCTGCTGGTGCGCGATCTCGACACACTGAAGGTGGTCGGCACCTACCGGGTGCTGCCGCCGCATCAGGCGGCGCGCATCGGGCGCCTGTACGCGGAAGGGGAGTTCGACCTGTCGCGCCTGACCCACCTGCGCGCGAAGATGGTGGAAGTCGGCCGTTCGTGCGTGCATCGCGACTATCGCAGCGGCGCGGTGATCATGTCGCTGTGGGGCGGCCTCGGCGCCTACATGATGCAGAACGGCTACGAGACGATGCTCGGCTGCGCGAGCGTGTCGATGGCCGATGGCGGCCATTACGCGGCGAACCTGTATCAGTCGCTCGGCGATGCGTTGACCACGCCCGAGTACCGCGCGTTCCCGCATACGCCGCTGCCGGTCGACGAGTTGCAAACCGGCGCGAAAGTCGCGCCGCCCGCGCTCATCAAGGGCTACCTGCGTCTCGGCGCGAAGATCTGCGGGGCGCCCGCGTGGGATCCCGATTTCAACTGCGCGGATTTCCTGACGCTGTTCCGGCTCTCGGAGATCAACGCCCGTTACGCGCGTCACTTCCTCGGCGAAACGCAGTAA
- a CDS encoding MATE family efflux transporter: MSVPSPSAPAPGTAARWHGRVLALALPIILANLTQPILGAVDTAVAGHLDGTQYLGGVALGGLFFNFVYWGFGFLRMGTTGLVAQAHGAGDAVAIRLNVLRALILAGVLGSTVLALQTPLLALAFALLGGSDAVRASALAYSQTRIWAAPFALANYVLLGYLLGVQRVRLALVIQIFINVVNIGAVLLYVYRLNTGVAGIGAATATADVAGFALGALILWRQRTRGLPRPTLAALLDRGALRRLVALNRDIFIRTLCLLTAFGWFAHLGARQGDATLAANALLLNFQTFMAYALDGFAHATETLVGAAKGARDRRAFRQSLRVASLWAGGGALAFALVYWGAGHWIVAQLTDQPGVLRVAERYLPWAAVSPVISVWGFLLDGAFIGATETRALMRSMAASLAIFVAATFALVGSFGNHGLWIALLIFMAARGATLARHLPALDRSIARGD; this comes from the coding sequence ATGTCCGTCCCCTCTCCGTCCGCGCCCGCGCCGGGCACCGCCGCCCGCTGGCATGGCCGCGTCCTGGCGCTCGCGCTGCCGATCATCCTCGCGAACCTGACCCAGCCGATCCTCGGCGCGGTCGACACCGCCGTCGCGGGTCACCTCGACGGCACGCAGTATCTCGGCGGCGTGGCGCTCGGCGGGCTGTTCTTCAACTTCGTCTACTGGGGCTTCGGTTTCCTGCGGATGGGCACGACCGGCCTCGTGGCGCAGGCGCACGGCGCGGGCGACGCCGTCGCGATCCGTCTCAACGTGCTGCGCGCCCTGATCCTCGCGGGCGTGCTCGGCAGCACGGTGCTCGCGCTGCAAACCCCGTTGCTGGCCCTGGCGTTCGCCCTGCTGGGCGGCAGCGACGCGGTGCGCGCCTCCGCGCTCGCGTATTCGCAGACGCGGATCTGGGCCGCGCCGTTCGCCCTCGCCAACTACGTGCTGCTCGGCTATCTGCTCGGTGTGCAGCGGGTGCGGCTCGCGCTCGTGATCCAGATCTTCATCAACGTGGTCAACATCGGCGCGGTACTGCTGTATGTGTATCGGCTGAACACGGGCGTCGCGGGCATCGGCGCCGCGACCGCGACCGCCGACGTCGCGGGCTTCGCGCTCGGCGCGCTGATCCTGTGGCGTCAGCGCACGCGCGGCCTGCCGCGCCCGACGCTCGCCGCGCTCCTCGATCGGGGCGCGCTGCGCCGGCTCGTCGCGCTCAACCGCGACATCTTCATCCGGACCCTGTGCCTGCTGACCGCGTTCGGCTGGTTCGCCCATCTCGGCGCGCGCCAGGGCGACGCGACGCTCGCCGCGAACGCGCTGCTGCTCAATTTTCAGACCTTCATGGCCTATGCGCTCGACGGCTTCGCACACGCGACCGAGACGCTCGTCGGCGCCGCCAAGGGCGCGCGCGATCGCCGCGCGTTCCGCCAGTCGCTGCGCGTCGCGAGCCTGTGGGCCGGCGGCGGCGCGCTCGCCTTCGCACTCGTGTATTGGGGCGCGGGGCACTGGATCGTCGCGCAACTGACCGATCAGCCCGGCGTGCTCCGCGTCGCCGAGCGCTACCTGCCGTGGGCGGCCGTGTCGCCGGTGATCTCGGTGTGGGGTTTCCTGCTCGACGGCGCGTTCATCGGCGCGACCGAGACCCGCGCGCTGATGCGCTCGATGGCCGCCTCGCTCGCGATCTTCGTCGCGGCGACCTTCGCACTGGTCGGCTCATTCGGCAATCACGGCCTGTGGATCGCGCTGCTGATCTTCATGGCCGCGCGCGGCGCGACGCTCGCACGCCACCTGCCCGCGCTCGACCGTTCGATCGCGCGCGGCGACTGA
- a CDS encoding DUF2288 domain-containing protein has translation MASNETSADASHSPLYAQLLGETAKIDWCDLERFFAQGKLLLVARDLDLVSVAESIASDDKDQVTRWLSAGLVQRMPADAAQDFAARTPELWAVVVSPWVCVQERA, from the coding sequence ATGGCTTCAAACGAAACTTCCGCGGACGCCTCGCACAGTCCGCTCTACGCCCAACTGCTCGGCGAAACCGCGAAGATCGACTGGTGCGATCTGGAACGCTTCTTCGCCCAGGGCAAGCTGCTCCTGGTCGCCCGCGACCTCGATCTCGTCAGCGTCGCCGAGTCGATCGCGAGCGACGACAAGGACCAGGTCACCCGCTGGCTGTCCGCCGGGCTGGTCCAGCGCATGCCCGCCGACGCCGCCCAGGACTTCGCGGCCCGCACGCCCGAGCTGTGGGCGGTGGTGGTCTCGCCGTGGGTGTGCGTGCAGGAACGCGCGTAA
- a CDS encoding acyl-CoA synthetase has product MLPDAQDYDYLSTGFAWSIPARYNLGVDTCDKWADGSGRLALVHERADGTLEHFSFDALKAASNRLANSFARAGIRPGDRIGIFLAQGPQTAIAHLAAYKFGAIAVPLFALFGADALEFRLSDSGAVALVTDRAGYEKIAPLRAQLHALTTVYCIDDAPDLAEPGVLSFDAVLDAESPDFTAADTAADDPALIIYTSGTTGKPKGALHAHRVLLGHLPGVELSQNLFPRDARLFWTPADWAWIGGLLDVLLPSWHHGVPVLARRFEKFDGEAAFDLLARHGVTHAFLPPTALKLMRGVERPRERFALALRAVASGGETLGDELIAWGRDALGVTINEFYGQTECNVVVSSCAALFERQPGAIGKAAPGHEVAIVDAAGRTLPAGTPGHIGVRAPDPVMFSGYWHNPAATHAKFAGDYLLTGDIGVADAAGFIRFVGRDDDVITSAGYRIGPGPIEDCLLTHPAVRMAAVVGVPDPVRTEIVKAFVVLNPGHAPDEALVQALQAHVKTRLAAHEYPRAVAFVDSLPMTATGKIIRRALRDA; this is encoded by the coding sequence CGAACACTTCAGCTTCGACGCGCTCAAAGCCGCCTCCAACCGGCTCGCGAACAGTTTCGCGCGCGCCGGCATCCGTCCCGGCGACCGGATCGGCATCTTCCTCGCGCAAGGGCCGCAAACTGCGATCGCGCATCTCGCCGCCTACAAGTTCGGTGCGATCGCGGTGCCGTTGTTCGCGCTGTTCGGTGCCGACGCGCTCGAGTTCCGCCTGTCCGACAGCGGCGCGGTCGCGCTCGTCACCGATCGCGCCGGCTACGAGAAGATCGCCCCGCTGCGCGCGCAGTTGCACGCGCTCACCACGGTCTATTGCATCGACGACGCCCCCGATCTCGCCGAACCCGGCGTGCTGTCGTTCGACGCCGTGCTCGACGCCGAATCGCCCGACTTCACCGCGGCCGATACCGCCGCCGACGATCCGGCCCTGATCATCTACACGTCGGGCACCACCGGCAAGCCGAAAGGCGCGCTGCATGCGCACCGCGTGCTGCTGGGCCACCTGCCCGGCGTCGAGCTGTCGCAGAACCTGTTTCCGCGCGATGCGCGACTGTTCTGGACGCCGGCCGACTGGGCCTGGATCGGCGGCCTGCTCGACGTGCTGCTGCCCTCGTGGCATCACGGCGTGCCGGTGCTCGCGCGCCGCTTCGAGAAGTTCGACGGCGAAGCCGCGTTCGACCTGCTCGCGCGGCACGGCGTCACGCACGCGTTCCTGCCGCCGACCGCGCTGAAGCTGATGCGCGGCGTCGAACGCCCGCGCGAACGCTTCGCCCTGGCGCTGCGCGCGGTCGCGAGCGGCGGCGAAACGCTGGGCGACGAATTGATCGCCTGGGGGCGCGATGCGCTTGGCGTGACCATCAACGAGTTCTACGGACAAACCGAATGCAACGTGGTGGTGTCGTCCTGCGCCGCGCTGTTCGAGCGGCAGCCCGGCGCGATCGGCAAGGCCGCGCCCGGCCATGAAGTCGCGATCGTCGACGCGGCCGGCCGCACGCTGCCGGCCGGCACGCCCGGTCATATCGGCGTGCGCGCGCCCGACCCGGTGATGTTCAGCGGCTACTGGCACAACCCCGCCGCGACGCACGCGAAGTTCGCGGGCGACTACCTGTTGACGGGCGACATCGGCGTCGCCGACGCGGCGGGCTTCATCCGCTTTGTCGGCCGCGACGACGACGTGATCACGAGCGCCGGCTACCGGATCGGCCCCGGGCCGATCGAGGACTGCCTGCTCACGCATCCGGCCGTGCGCATGGCCGCCGTGGTCGGCGTGCCGGACCCGGTCCGCACCGAGATCGTCAAGGCGTTCGTGGTGCTCAACCCGGGCCATGCGCCCGATGAGGCGCTCGTGCAGGCCCTGCAGGCGCATGTCAAAACCCGGCTCGCCGCGCACGAGTATCCGCGCGCGGTCGCGTTCGTCGACAGCCTGCCGATGACGGCGACGGGCAAGATCATCCGGCGCGCGCTGCGCGACGCGTGA